The Lasioglossum baleicum unplaced genomic scaffold, iyLasBale1 scaffold1740, whole genome shotgun sequence genome includes the window taaagttatttcATTATAAAATGTACCATATTATATTCTTTACTTCAGGTGAACTGCGTTTTGGAACTGATGAATCGGTATTTAACGCGATACTTGTTCAAAGAAATGTACTTCAGTTAAGAGAGATATTCCAACAATACGAAGATATTACCGGTCATTCTATTGAAACTGCAATCGAAAACGAGTTCTCAGGGGACATTAAAAAAGGCCTTCTTGCAATtggtatataaatattatattatatttcacctttttttctttaatttaaaataatatagtatattaaattaattttaccaCAGTGAAATGCGTTAAAAACAGAGCCGGCTTCTTTGCCGATCAATTATACAAGAGCATGAAGGGTCTTGGTACAGATGACGATCGTTTGATTAGATTGGTTGTTACACGTTCCGAAGTAGACATGGGAGAAATCAAAGAAGAATTCAAAAAGAAATACAATGAATCACTAGAAGATTTCATATCTgttagtatatataatataaaaatcataAGAAAGTTAACAGTAATATGAAATgaccaaattttttttatagggTGATTGTTCCGGTCATTACAAAAAGTGTCTTTTGGCAATCGTTTCTTAAAAATGCATTAAGAGAGCACGACAGTGCTAAAAAAATGATGGTCcatttttcatgtattaatatttttacatttatattttactCGTTTGTTGCTTAATATATTAtaagaattattaaatattatcacagtgaattatttcaacgACTGGGATGTTCCTAAGGATCTTGTAAGAATCTATATACAAATACAGAAGTTATATATTTACagaaaatgttaaataaatttgaatataaaagttattgtaaaaattatatacaatggaaataaatataaacattttggaagatctataatttattaaacaagtAACATTTATAATGGtaagatttttaaattgtttaatttacCACGAAATTCGTTGAGGATAAGGCTGGTCATTCCAATAGAAAACCTTATtgacaaaaatataaaactgcaaAAAATTGATTATCAAAGAAGTTATAGACTCTGCAATAATTTGCCATTTTTCTGGTTTCTTAATGAGAAAACGATAAAGTATATATGGAATGATAAAATAACGTGGTTCTAATAATAACTGTGGAATGAGTACTATAGAAATCAtaagaatgaaattaatttgtgtCATAAATCTTAAATGTTTCAGTCCATGAAACATAGTATACAAAGTGAATGAATATACTGGTACCAgcaaatatttaaattgtttatacCTTCCCATAAATTTGttccaaaaataaaatacataatGTCTATTATCAGCTAACACATATGGATGAACAAGAGTATTGAAATGAACAATTAGAGTTAAAAGTATTAAGACACAACTTCCAAGTATCCAGTGTTtactaataaattttaaataatctttCCAATAAATAATCATATATGGCCATAGAAAACAAAATAGAAAGGTAGAAAAATATAACAACTGAGGAATATGAACAGTGGGAACATGAGCTGACTTATCTCCAATTACAATCCCTTTGTTCCATATAACAAAAGTAAAAAACAATAAGCATACTATAATATATGGGAACATCTGTACACATAGTTGAGTGATAaactttataaataatttccatCCATGGCATGTTTCTTCTATTATCTTTTTCCACAGTagctaaaaaatatataataatatacaattgGAATATGAAGTAAGtagttgtatttcttttatgATAATAATTTACTCACTCTTAAATAAGTTACTGAACTGTATTGTTCATGTGAAATTACTTTACTTATTTTATGATCTAATAAATCTAATAAATGTTCCACAGTAATAAATGCAACCCAAATAATATTTGTTTGTCGAATTAACACAGATAAGACACCTgcacaatattaataataataactactTTCAAAATTCAATGCAGATTGTGACATACTACAATTCATTGTTTATTATACATACCTATAATAGCTGCCATAGTAAATTGTTTATGCAAATGTAATAATAACATTAACAGTATTGTATTAACCGATACAACATCGGTATAGTATAAAAAATGCCAAAAAAATAAAGGTGGAAAGAACATAATATTGTAAGCCACGGTAAATTTCATCCAATCATTCCATCTTTGTTTCCAATGAGTTATCgaaatttgtttaattataCTGTTAGCAAGATACAGATTCAAGAATGTTCCAAGTAAGTTTATGCATctcatataaaaaatattacaaagatTTAAGGGTGATAGTAATAGAGTTGTAATTAAGTACAACCCAGGTAAAGTAGTAATTTTAGGATCCCACTAAAAATAACATATTCCTCAATAGTTCATTAAAATATTtggtataatattttatttttaatagcatATTCTTTAGATTCTGCTCATtaaaatatgaatatatatttatgtgCTAGTTTAAAAACAATCTTTGTTCTTtggataaaaataatataatacattataagaaataaagattaattaaaaacaattaaaacATACCTGTGTAAAATTGCCAGCACAATATCGTAACGTCTGAGGTATATGAAAAACCTCATCAATGAAATAATACGGTTGCACacgattcaaataaataaataatgttacAACACTTAATGGTATTAAAACCTTTTGTGTACATTGAATGATTTTAATTAAAGATTGGCTCATCATTTcattgatgaaataaaaaaaaaatgtatataaaattagaatttatagatataaaaaatataaaaacagttTATAACGCGATAGATACTAGCAATCCATCTGAATTAACCCACACTTGATCGAAGGTATCCATTTATTATGTCGAACAATTCATTCATACATATTATTACACGACCGtactttcaaattttttaataatcacacttcaacaattgattttatttcaaatCGCCGCAGATCAAAACACGTACAACATTAATTTAGAACACCTCATAGTATACATTCGTAACGTTATTGAAACACTTTTGCTTTGAAGTTAACgctaaatcaatatttttgattcAGCGGTTGACATATCGATTCATGAAAGATATGATTGTAAAAAGGCGGGAGAATGAATAGAGTAAAATGTTTATAGTTATgagtttaatataaattttgaaaatgaaagaaattaaattttattatatcaCTTGTTTAGTAAATAAATTTCACAATAATATTGAAGTAAATAAGTTTATTATAACTTAATCTCAGATTTGGGGTAAAATAATCTGagtaattttgtttttcatttatcCGTAGAAATATTGGCAGAATACAAATATTAACATTTTACAAATAAGTAGATTGCAAATACTAGGCAAATTTGTTCTAACAGGTTATGCTTCTTAATTAAATATTGTGCTTACTTCCTATCTTGTCCAACCAAAATCTTAAAAAAGACgagtatatgtgtatatatagacGAGAACAAATGTTCAACGTTTGTTCGTTTGCTATACTTTTTATCAGGGATATGTTGTACAGGAATTAAGAAACAACTTATCAATATATCAATCCTTACAAATATTTGTAATTCAATCAGAAAATGTTAAATTAAGATAATATTTATAACACCCAGGATTTCAGGTAATTGTATGAATGTCCAAAATCATTAAATGTTTAAATCAAATTAAAAGGGAATGGATGTTTCTAAGAAATGTATCAGTACAAATTAAGTATGAAATCGAATGATGTCCGTTCCCTTTTGAATTTAGTTTCTTCTTTACTCCTCAAATGATCGTTTAGTATACAATACCTCCTCGATGTATCAATAGATGGAATTTATAAAGGCTACGATGTATCAGTATAACACATATCAACGTTTAGTTTGATTCTATTCTATTTGGTGATTTCCTGATCAATCAAGGAAATCGATTCACACCGTACATATCGAACTTTATGGCATTTTTCACCTGAGAATAATTACAGGATAAATTGTCAATGcactaaatataaaataatcaaaGTTTTGTTCAAGTACAATGCACGAGTGTGTGTAAGCAGCTTTTCTTGCGACTGTCATATAAGTAAAACATGATGCTTTTATACATATAGACATTATACATAAAAAGACATAGGCAAATTGTATATATCACGAGTGTGTATacatacacgaatttatacgTTTATATGTATGCACTGTACAAAGCTGAGCATTTTCCTTCTGGGTACCCTAATATCGTTTAATTTCTTAACTAAAGTATATACTTAATCTCTTCTTACTTCTCTTTTCGTTTCCTTTAACAGTCTAAAGCAAACAAAGCATAATAAGGATTATACAAACTGCGTAAAAGATCATTTTTTCGACCAGAAGAAAGAGTAATTTTTGAATTTACGTACAAGTACGTATTTTCGTCAAATTATAGAAGATTGCAACCAAAactgtaaaattatttaaatatctttttataaatataaaaatttcaactttaatcaataacatgttaatgttaatttatgtattgttaaattattaaataacaaaAGAAAGATTTCTAGTATTTGAATCAAAATTTTGATACTTTTTAAATGTATTGACTAAAGATAAATAAACTAAGTACAACGTTCTTGTATTCggaatgaataaaaaaatttcgattagttatgataaaataaatatttcgcagATATTAAAATCAAAGTGATccaattatttcaaaaaattttaatgtataaaaaagaatcgaaactgagttacaaaatatttaagattaaaaaattattctccaGTTTGagactatttaaaaaaaaaaaaaaaaaaggtgaaaaaatgtttaatacatTAGCAACAGGAAGTATTTGATCAATGTAATAATATAATGTCATTGAAAAACAGTATAGAATTTAATgctttataaattattaattagtttaGATAAGTAATCTATTTAAAATTTACAAACTTTAAACTATAGTTCCTGCTGCAAATGGATTAATACTTAATATTTTCTACATTTCCTAATAATTCTTTACGTATCATACATTACTGTAGGTTCTAAAAAATAATATCAGAAATGACATTATCCGGTGATAATAAATTTGTTAGCACGCAGTGCACTCGAACTAATAtgtgtacattttatttacttgcAAATATATCTTATTTCGACGAAAGCAATTTATTAAGCTCAATATCATGAAGACTATACGTCCTAAAAGGAAGAActtattttttcttcttttccacATATAATCATAAGTTTTCGAACTTCGAGCGTACAATTGGAAAATGGCAGAAAATGTATAAAACAGTATTTTTCAAACTCACTTGGCTACCTGAGATATTTTGTATCTTTCAgtcattaaaaattttctaacatgtaataagagagaaaaaaaatgaaaagaaggACGCTCGAAAATATACGCACTAACACTGAAAGCAATATctagaaaaatatcaaaaagGTATACGCTTAGTTTTACTCAATCTTTTGTCTCTCCTATTGAAACTTAAAACACACGGTAACTTAATACTTTTGTACGCGTTCGATTCTAAATATTGCTtttaatgttttcaatttttctgagagaaagagtgagaaatAGAGAAAGAACGAGATTGGAAGAGGCATGTTCTTGTTTTATATAGAGTAAAGAATTGTATAATGTTATCAGCACTTGTGGAATGCCTGCAGTCAATGTGATCTCAAATACTAAATacgtacaataaaaaaattatatactcCATTTTGTAGAACTACAACCACTCCTTAAGCAAACATCAAAGAATACTAGTAAATTATTTACATGTTTAGCGTTATCTCATTGATAAAGGAAATCCTttgtaataatgataataaatcaatgaaacaaatgttaaaataaaaatatgtttacatCATACATTGAGTCTTAAAAATTTCAACTGCAATGCTACTAACTAGTCTTAAACTAAACGATTCTCTCCTTTTTGAGAAGAATATATACTTAACCGGTTTGTTAAACTTGAAAGTACTTTTCAAGGTACACAAGATTGGATATCAAAACAAGTATCTTAAACTGAAAAGCAAGTTTGTGCAGATAACAAATAAAGAGCACTCCTTAGGAACTAATGAGACTTAAGCGTTATAATCGAGATCTGAATATAATCAACTCGTAAAAATTAAGAGCATATGTACAATTATATTAAAAGCAGGTAACCCTCCAATAATATGaagatttaaattaattaaaacattAAATAGAATGAAGCAATGTCAAAACAAATACACAAAGACATAAAAAAATATGATTAATGCGAAAAACATTTAAtaacttttataaaaataaatttttatatataaaaaattatattctccTCAATTTTCATTCTAATAAGAAAGAAAAGATTTTATAATCCTGTATCTTTAAATTATGGTAAAACAAGTAAATTTCACAAAAAAACACACATGTTTACTTCACTTCTACAAATATCATCAGAACATTTTATTATCAGAAGATTACCTGCATTTTTAATTTAGAAACTACTCATTTAGTAGAATTAAATAAATCATTTGTTACTTTAAGACTATAAAAAATTGTTCCTTACTTTCATTTCAACATGTAACAAAATTTGATAAAGgcagaaaatgaaataaatggATTTATTCAATTTGCACTCTATCtcaaatacaaaaatataagaacaaatttgaaaaatgttatgctgaaaaacaaaagagaaaaaatatttgtctttcttatatatttttagttatttatattctttttattttataaatctataaatattaaaatatcataaatttGATTAATACAACAAAatccatttttatcattttcaacAGAAAGGAATTTAGTTATTCAATGAAAATATTCATTATCATCAGACATATATAAGCGATAGAATTCTATTATAATAGAATTATACTAAAAGTAGAGAATTAATCCTATTGACCGAAGGCCGATATGTAATATAAACGTCACAAATTTGAAATTGTGCCTATACATGCTATTCTAGTATCTGTACATTGCAATAATACAATACAGTAAATCAGCTAGATATGAATCACAACATAATTTATCAATGTTTTATTGGAATATATGTTGTTCCTCTTACTTTGAATGCAAATTATATCATCAGGTCGATCGACgcaattaattatatacattttctgtttctttctaaactataaataattaatgaaaatattacctactaaagaatgaaaaataatagcacagatattaaatgaaattaaggtggacgtAACTATACGGAATTTtcatagaatttatttttttgcTTTTTTACGTTTTAAATGGaggaaaagtataaaaaagtgTAATGGATatagctattaaaaaaaaaaaaaagaaaaaaaaattaatataaataacagGCAATGCCACAGAGTGCTCCATATCATATCCCTAACGAATTATTGCTTTTTgcacttttcgagatattcagaACGTCATTACACTATGTATACCTAAACGTTGTGTAAAAATCGCTCAAGATCGAAAATCAATGAAGCTTGTATACACTGTAGAGTCAGATGCATGGTTAATCCGGTAATGAAACCTTTCAAAAAGTGTACATCGAAGGAAAAAGGGTTAAAAGATTGCAACTGTAATTACTTCCGGTTGCTCACGTTAATTTGATTTTGATGTACAAACGATGTTATATCAGGACTCCGTAAAATAGTTGACGCGTGGAACATTACGCATTAGTAAACTGTATTgtcgttaaaaaatattattttctcggGTACATTTGGCAAGCATGCACTTCTCGATCTGGAAGATCAAATCTTCAAGGGACTTCAATTAAATAAGGGCTAATCGAAAATTAATGACAACTACGAGAGGACGGTTCGCACTCTCCTCCAACGTGCTTCCCATTGTGACTTATTTCTTCTAGCGCTCCATCCAAATCCAAACCCAGAACCGATGATAACTTTATTAAAATAAGCGAAGTTGTTACTGCTGTTGCCATTAACGTGACCAACATTTGTGTTAAGGTTGGCCAAGTTAACTGCATTTAAAATACGAACAGCAGACGAGAGTCGCAATTTGCTTGCTGGAGAACTAAACACCAACTTGCGGCTCTGCTTATTGTTGTTGCTGGTGTCCCCGCTACTGTTAGCGCTATGGCGATCACTTAATTGTTTTGCCGTATGGGAATACTCGGTGCAAAATGACTTCGCCATTGATCATTGTCGATACGTTTGAGACGATATGCCATTACCAGGTGTCACGTAATCTCCGATCATCAAGCTGGGATTCACTGGGTAATGTGAAGTATTGCCAAGGACCAGCGATTGCTGGAAAGTAACACCAAGCTGTAGCGCGAAAGACACGCAGGCAGGCGTACACTTTAGTATCCTTTCGCTTTAAACTTATAAATCGAATATATAGCGAGCTTTTGTTTGGTGCAAACGTTCACACATACTGTTCATAAGTATGGTATATAATATGTATGGTAGTACACTCTGATACTCCGGTAGCTCGCTCGTAATCTAGTTAAAATTTTTTACACTTACCGTAGCGGGAGAAGTAAACATATTTGGAGTAATTCCACCACCTATTAATTGAGCTGCTTGTGTACTTGTCGCTG containing:
- the LOC143220935 gene encoding dol-P-Glc:Glc(2)Man(9)GlcNAc(2)-PP-Dol alpha-1,2-glucosyltransferase-like, producing the protein MMSQSLIKIIQCTQKVLIPLSVVTLFIYLNRVQPYYFIDEVFHIPQTLRYCAGNFTQWDPKITTLPGLYLITTLLLSPLNLCNIFYMRCINLLGTFLNLYLANSIIKQISITHWKQRWNDWMKFTVAYNIMFFPPLFFWHFLYYTDVVSVNTILLMLLLHLHKQFTMAAIIGVLSVLIRQTNIIWVAFITVEHLLDLLDHKISKVISHEQYSSVTYLRLLWKKIIEETCHGWKLFIKFITQLCVQMFPYIIVCLLFFTFVIWNKGIVIGDKSAHVPTVHIPQLLYFSTFLFCFLWPYMIIYWKDYLKFISKHWILGSCVLILLTLIVHFNTLVHPYVLADNRHYVFYFWNKFMGRYKQFKYLLVPVYSFTLYTMFHGLKHLRFMTQINFILMISIVLIPQLLLEPRYFIIPYILYRFLIKKPEKWQIIAESITSLIINFLQFYIFVNKVFYWNDQPYPQRISW